The genomic window AAACCGGGCCGTGCTCGAAGTTCGCGGCCTGACCAAACGCTTCGGTGGCTTAACCGCGGTGAAGAACCTCGGCTTCGAGGTCAACGCCGGCGAGATCTTTGGCCTGATCGGGCCGAACGGCTCGGGCAAGTCGACCGCGATGAAGAGCGTGATGGGCATCGAGCGCCCGACATCAGGTGAAGTCGTCTTCGAGGGCGAGGACGTCGCCGGCCTGCCCGCGCACAAGATCGCGCGCAAAGGCTTTGGCATGGTGTTCCAGCACTCGCGGCCGCTGAACCGGCAAACAGTGCTGGAAAACATCATGGTGGCGCTGCTGCCGGACAGCCTGTTCATGCTGTTTCCGGACAAGGCGCTGGTCGAGCGCGCCAAATGGATCGCCGAGCGCGTCGGGCTCGGCGCAGTCATGAACCGCCGCCCGCCGACGCTGCCGTTTGCCGATCTGCGCCGGCTCGAGCTTGCCAAGGCGATCGCGCGTGACCCCAAGGTCGTATTGGTCGACGAGCCCTTCGCCGGCCTGACGCGGGCCGAGGTCGACATCTTCTCCGACCTGATCCGCAGCTTTCGCGACGAGGGCCGCGCGGTGATGCTGGTCGACCACAACGTCAAGAGCGTCGCCGCCCTCGTCGACCGCGTGCTCGCGATGTATCTCGGCGAGGAGATCGTCACCGGCAGGGCCGACGACGTGATGAGGAACGAGACCGTGCGTCGCGTCTATCTCGGCGGCGCCATCGAGACCCATGCGCGGCCCGAGACCAGCTTCAAGGACAAGGTGCCGCTGCTCCAGGTCGAGAATGTCAGCGTGTTCTACGGCAAGGCCCAGGCGCTGGAGAACGTCTCGATCCACGTCCATGAGGGCGAGTTCGTCTCGGTCGTTGGCCTCAACGGCGCCGGCAAGACCACGCTGTTCAACACCATCTCCGGCTTCCTGCCCTATAGTGGCGAGATCGTCCGTGGCGGCGAGAAGCTGCGCGGCATCAGCCCAGCCAGGATCGCGCGCAGCGGCCTCGTGCAGTGCCCGGAATCGCGCGAGCTGTTCGGCGAGATGAGCGTGCGGGAAAACCTCGATCTCGGTGGCCAGCACCTTTCCGATGACAAGCGCGCGGCACAGCTCGCCTGGCTGTTCGAGCTGTTCCCGATCCTGAAAGAGCGCCAGGGGCAATTGGCACAGACGCTCTCCGGCGGCGAGCAGCAGATGCTGGCGATCGGCCGCGCATTGATGATGCAGCCGCAGATCCTGATCCTGGACGAGCCGACGCTGGGCCTTGCCCCCGTCATCCTCGAGCAACTGTCCAAGGCGCTGACCAAGTTGCGGCAAACCACGTCGATCACGGTGTTGCTCGGCGAGCAGAACGTGACCTTCGCGCTGCCGCATGCCGACCGGGTCTATGTGCTGGAGCATGCAAGGATCGTCTGGGAAGGCGATCCCGGCCGCTTCGCGAGCGAGGCCGGCGCCGATTTTCTTTGAGTCCGTCAACATCAACAAAAAACGTGGAAAAGGAAACGACCATGCGACCATTAGTTCTCAACAGCAGCCTGCTCGCCTCCGCGCTGGCGCTGTGCCTCGCGGCACCCGCCTACGCGCAGTCGACCGATCCGATCAAGATCGGCGTCATCGCCGAGGTGCAGTCGATCGCCGGTGCGGCGACGCCGGGCGGCGCGCAGATCGCTGCCGACGAGATCAACGCCAAGGGCGGCGTGCTCGGCCGCAAGATCGAGATCGTCACCTACGACAACAAGAGCTCGTCCGCGGATTCCGTGCGCGCCTTCCAGCGCGCGGTCAGCGAGGACAAGGTCTCCGCGGTGATCGCGAGCTATATCAGCGAGGTCGTTCTGGCGCTGGAGCCCTGGGCGGCGCGCCTGAAGATGCCGCTGATCACGCCAGGGGCCGCCTCGAACGAGATCACCAAGGCGATCCACAACGACTACGAGAAGAACAAGTACACCTTTCATGGCTACTTGACTTCGGCAGCCCAAGCCCAGCTCGTCTGCGACGCCGCCAAGGATCTGCTCGTCGACAAGCTCAAGTTCAAGACCGTCGCGATCATGAGCGAGGACGCCGCCTGGACCAAGCCGCTCGACGTCGGCTACGAGGCATGCCTGCCGAAGGCCGGCCTCAAGGTGGTCGAGCACGTCCGCTTCTCGCCTGACACCACCGACTTCACGCCGATCTTCAACAACATCGAAGGCAAGAAGCCCGACGTGATCGTTACCGGCATCTCCCATGTCGGCGTGCAGCCGACGGTGCAGTGGAAGAACCAGCAGGTGCCGATCCCGATGTTCGGCATCAGCGCGCAGGCGCTGAGCCCGACCTTCTGGAAGGACACCAATGGCGCGGCCGACGGCATACCGTCGCTGGCGGTGGCCACGCCCGACGTCGCCGTCACTCCCAAGACGAAGCCGTTCGCGGCCGCCTTCAAGGCCAAGTTCGGCACGCCGCCGGCCTATACCGGCTACACCGCCTATGACGAGGTCTACTTCATCACGGAAGCCATCAAGCGCGCCGGTTCGACCGATCCCGACAAGATGGTCGCCGAGCTCGAGAAGACCGATTACGAGGGCACGATCGGCCGCATCCAGTTCTACGGCAAGAACGACGAGTTCACCCACGGCATCAAGTCAGGCCCCGGCGCTGTCACCGGCCTCGTCTTCCAGTGGCAGGACTCCAAGCAGGTCGTGGTCTGGCCCGAGAAGATCGCGGAAGGCAAGATGAAGTTTCCGACCTTCGTCAAGCTGTCGCAGTAACCAGTCGCATCGACAGGAAGCCCATCGCTCCGCGCGGAGTGATGGGCTTTTTGCTGCCTTTCGCAGATGCGTTCTACGCCGCCGCCTGCCCTATCGACCTTGGGCGATGTTGACTTTCGCCATCCCGCTCCCAATACTTCGCAAAAATAACAGCCAAATATCCAAATTAATTGAGGGAGGATAGGATGCCGACTTCACGCAGGCAACTGCTGAAGACCTCGGCGGCTGCCGCCGCCGTACTCAGCCTCGATTGGACACGGGCCCAGGCCCAAGCCGAGAATTTGCGAATTGGCGTCATCTACGATCTGACCGGCCCGTTCGCCGCAGGCGGTTCGGTCGCCTCTTCGATCGGTGCGCAGATTGCCATCGATCTCGTCAACGAGAAGGGCGGGATCGGAGGCAAGACCAAGATCGTGCCTGTTGCCGCCGACTCCCAGAGCAAGCCGGACGTCGCCATCAACGAGGCCGAACGCCTGATCAACCAGGAGAAGGTCGATATCCTCAACGGCGTCTATGCGAGCTCGCATGCCGTGCCGCTCGCCGCCAGGGTCGAGCAGCAGAAGAAGATCCTCTGGATCACGACCGCGGTCTCGACCGCCGTGTTCAAGGACAAGAATCTGCAATACGTCTTCCGCGCGCAGATTCATTCCGACCAGTATGGGCAGGCCTTTGCAAGCTTCATCAACGAGCATGCGAAAGCCAAGCTCGGCATCGACCCCAAGGAGGTCAAGGTCGCATTGATCCACGAGGACGGCCCCTATGGCGTCGGCGTTGCCTCCGCCGACGAGGCCTACGCCAAGCAGGCCGGCATCCAGGTGGTGCTGCGCGAGGGATATTCGGCCTCGGCGCCCGATCTCTCGGTGCTGGTCACCAAGATCAAGCGCGCCAAGGCCGACGTGATCTCGCACGCAGGCTACAACCCCGACATCACCCTGTTCCTGCGCCAGGCCCGCGAGAGCGGCTTGCGTTTCAAGATGCTGTTCGGGGCCGGCGCCGGCTACAGCCAGCTCGACAAGCTGCGCGCGACTTTCGGTGCCGACATCGACAATTTCTGCAACATCGATCCGGTGCCGGCGCAGCTGCTCGATCCCGCCAAGCTCGCGCCGGGCATGGGCGATCTGATCAAGACCATGGTCTCGCGCTACCAGGCCAAGACCGGCGCGACCGACGTGCCGCCACACTGCTCGATGGGTTTTAACCAGACCTGGGTGCTGCTCAACAATGTGCTGCCGATCGCCAAGGAGAAGTACGGTAGCTTCGAGCCCGAGGCCGTTCGCAAAGCAGCGCTCGACGTCGACATCCCCGCCGGTGGCACCATCCAGGGCTATGGCGTGAAATTCTTCCCGCCGGGCACGCCGCTCTCCGGCCAGAACGAGCGTTCGACCCCGGTCGTGATGCAGAATGCCGGCGAGCACATCTCGGTTGTGTGGCCGACGAATATCCGGACGCGGGAGCCGGTCTTCCCGCTGCCGAAGGGCTCGACCTACGGGGCGTGAGGCGCGGCGCGAGCGGTCCACCCTCCCCCTCCAGGGGAGGGTAAAGAGCAGCACTCCCTACAACACCACCCTTCTTCCCTCCTCCGCCGCCCAATACCCGGCGTAGTTCACCTTGATCGTCTCGTACGCCAGCGCGAGGTCCGAGAGCGGCGGCCGACCCGTCGCGGCGCATTCCATGAAGTCCTGGATCTCCTGCAAATATCCGCGCGTCCATTCCTCCTCGAGGCAGACATATTGCCAGCCGGTTTTGCGGTCGACCTTTTCCGTGATGTAGACGCTGGCGAGCTTCTCCTCGCTGGTCTGGTAGCTCATCAGATGCGTGTTCGGGGTGATGTTGGCGAACAGCGAGCCGCCGGACGTGTAGGTCTCGATCAGGTTGCGCACGCCGCCCATGATCATGTCGCCGGAGAACACCGTCGCCTTGGTGCCGTCGGAGAAGGTCACCGTCAGCGCGCCCCAATCCTCGACATCGACCGGATTGGCCTTGATGTAGGTGCGTTCTTCGCTCTTGAGGCCAGCGGTAACGTTGCCGACATCGCAAGTGACGCTGGCGACGCCGATGGTCTCGCCACGCGCCTTGGCCTCGACCTGCTTCAGATAAAGCACGGCCGAGAGCGGGTGACAGCCCATGCGGATCAGCGAGCCGCCGCCCGTCATCGCCCATTGCGCGGCATGCGCGGCGTGCGAGCCGGAATGGCTCTCCTCGCCTTTCATGAACAGGATCTTGTCTTTCGTCGCCTTGATGATCTCGGCGGTCTTGGTCACCGCGGGCGCGTAGATCCAGTCCTCGGCATACATGAACAATTTTCCGCTACGCTCGATCGCGGCCCGCGTCGCGTCCATCTCCTCCAGCACGCGCTCGTACATCAGCGCCTTCGGCACATGCTTGCCGATCGGCCGCGCATCGCCCTCGCGGCCGAAATAGCCCGCAAACGGCTTTTCGCAGATGACGTGCTTGCCCGCCTGTATGCCGGCGACGATCATCTCGGCATGAAGGTTGGGCGGGGTGCAGATGTCGATGACATCGAGCTCGCGGTCCGCGATCACTTCCGCGAAGCTGCGATAGACGCGCGGGATGTTGTGGCGGGTCGCGAACTCGACCACGTGATCGCCGCGCGCAGCCACTGCCGCAACCTCGACGTCCACGCCATAGACGCGCCGGAACGCATACATGTGCAGCTCCGACACGAAGCCGCAGCCGACGAGTCCCACTCTGATCCTGGCCATAGCGCCCTCACCCCTTGCTTTGGGTGGCACTATAGCCCGCTTGCCGGCCTAATCCACCGAGACCCGCACCACGCCGGCGCTCATCATGCCCAGTGCGCGGGCGGCGGGCACCGAGAGATCGACGATGCGGCCGCGGATGAACGGGCCACGATCGTTGACGCGGCACTGAATCGTTCGTCCGCTGAAGGATACCCTCAGCACGGTGCCGAAAGGACGCGTCCGGTGCGCGCATGTCAGCTCGCCACCTTTACCTGCCTTTCCATATCCGTAGTACGAAGCAAGCCCGCTTTCGGCGCGGGCAACGGAAAAGGCAAAAAGCAAAAAGCTGGCAAGAGATATCAATAGCGTCGTCTGCGCTTGCACGGCACCCTCCCGGTTACCCCTGCCCGGCGCTGCCAACGTCGCTTTGTTCCCCAAGGTTCCCAAAAGACTGCCGGGCGGTGCCCGGCAGTGCCATCACACTTTGTTACCGATTGTGAAACACCAACGTGCGCACCTCGATGCTCTCGCGCGGGGCGGCATCTCGCGGTGAGGTCGGATCGACGAAGGCCGTGTGCGGCCCGAACCGCGTGCGGCCGTCGGTTGCGGAGTCATAACACTTGAGCAGCAGCGCCTCGTCCGGCGTCATCTCGGGGAAATAGAACCAGCGGTGGTTCGGATTGTACTTCACCGAATAGGTCTCGCCGCGGCGATTGGGATAGATCAAATCGGAGGCCACGAGATCATCGGGCGCAACCGTCGTGCCGTCGGCCATCGCCAACGGTGAATCGCGCAAGGGGCCGCGGATCGGCCGCCACAGATTGATCACCTGCACGCGCCCCTTCAGCAACTCTTCGGCTTCGTCAGGCAAGTGCTCGCGCACGCGATTGGCGCCGGAGACGCCGGTCTGGTCGACATGCACGCGCGTCGCCGGCTGGCGCGGGCCGCCACCACGAATGTCGGCGGCGCCTTCGACGCGCTTGCGCACGGTATGATCGAAGATGACGACACGATCGGCCTTCAGCATCGCCCGCAGGAACGCCTCGACGGCGGGATAGTGGACGGCGCGAATTTCCTCGTCGTTGTAAAAATCCTTCACCTGCGTCGGATGGCGCACCAGCGCAAAGCCTTCGCGATCGAGCGAGAAGTTCTGCGCAATCAGCCGCGCGTCAAAGATCGGGACCTGATGCGGCTCGGCAAGCGCCGTGCTCTTGGGCTCGCCCGGGGGCGGATCGAAGGCGTAGGTACGCGGTTTGGCTGATGTCGGTGCGAGATAGTTGAGTTCGGCAGTGACGAAGGGAAGCGATTCGATTTTTGTTTCTTGCAGGCCCATGGCCGGTCTCCCGATGTGGTCGTCGGATTGATTTTTGCCGCGGAGCCGCGGGGTGCAAGGGAGCAGGTGCAAATAGCAATGACGATGTTGTCAGACGTGAAGAACGAAGAAGGAAAACGTCGAGGAATGCGAGTACCATGGAAGCAGTGTCTCGACTCACGGATGCTTGAGAACTTCGTGAGGTTTCGTGCCCCGGACGCAGCGCAGCGCTTCTTCAGCGATGCGCTGCTGAGCCGGGGCCTATCCAACCGAGAGAGCATTCTGTGCGGCATGGGTCCCGGCTCTGCGGAGCAGCGTTTCACGCTGCGCCGCGTCCGGGACACGAGAGGCTGCGCTACAATCCCGCCTTCGCGATTGCTTCGGCGAACGAACGGTCCACGATCTCCGCGGCATCCAGCTTCTGCTTGATCAGGCCCCAGCGGAAGTAGAGGTCGATCGTGCTCTGCTCGTCCGCGACCACGCCATCGTCGATCGGCGCGATGCGGATCTTTGCGCGCGAGAGCCAGTTCTGTGGCACGGCGGTTGGAATGCCTTCGGACTGCGCCGCGAGCTCGCTCAACCTCTCCCGCTTGCGGGAGAGGTCGGCGCAGCGCGCCGGGTGAGGGCTTTCTCCTCTGGGGGTTCTCGTCCGTGGAGACACCCCCACCCCGACCCCCCCCCGCAAGCGGGAGAGGGAGCGCACTGTGTTCGCGGCAATAGGCAAATCCAGCAAGGCAAAGGGCGGCGAGATGCGCGGCCTTCGCCTAAGCCAGGCCCGCTGCATCTCGCCGCGATCGTGCTCGCGCATCTGGCCTGCATGAGCCTGATCGTGTGGCTTTCGCTTTAGCCGCGTGAAATCACCAATAGGCACGGTAGTACGGACGCGGATACGGCCGATAGCCATAATAAGGCCGATAGTACCGGCGATAGCCATAGTACCGCGGATAGGCGTAGGCCGGCCCGTAGCCGTAATAGGCCGGCGCATAACCATAGCCGTATCCCGGATATCCATAGCCGCCGTAATATGGGCCGCCATAATAGCCATAGCCGTACGGCGCGCCGCTGGCGATGGCGCCGCCGATGATCGCGCCAGCCGCGAGGCCACCGAGGCCCCATCCCCAGCCGCCGCGCCAATGCACCTGCGCGACATCATCACCGGCCGCGGCCTTCATGGTCGCGACGTTGGTCGGCATCGGACCCGCCGCAGCCTGCTCGATTTGGCCGGCCATGACCACGCCGGCCAGCGAACAGGCAATTGCCGTTTTCCAGATCCTCATCGTCCTACTCCCTGTCTGACGTTTCGCTTGAAAAAGGATCGCAACACCATGATCGGACATCCTTGCGCCAAGTCAAAGCGCCAAGTCAAAGCCCGGACTTTGCGTGCGGCGCACAAGTCCCGTTCACACCCAGCTGCGAAATGGTCGCCGGCACGTGAGGCCCAACGATCTGCTCCGCCCGATGTGACAGCGGCGCGACGCTGTAGCACTTCGGCCACGGCAAAGACATCAAGGCAAAGCATTAAGCTTCCCGTTGCGCGCAACCAACAACCCACTTCCCGATTTACTATTCGTACCGTTACTATCGGTTCCAATGAGCGCGGGACCGCGGGGCTTCTCGCGACAAAAAGCCCGGCATGCCAGAGTGTGGGAGGATGACATGAGTGCCGTCGGTAATGAACCGCTTGCCCGCCAAGCGTTGGCGTTCGTCCTCGCCGGTGGACGCGGCAGCCGGCTTTTGGAGCTGACCGACCGGCGCGCCAAGCCGGCGGTCTATTTTGGCGGCAAGTCCCGCATCATCGACTTCGCGCTGTCGAACGCGGTGAACTCGGGCATCCGCCGTATCGCGGTCGCGACCCAATACAAAGCGCACAGCCTGATCCGGCACCTTCAGATGGGCTGGAACTTCTTCCGCCCGGAGCGAAACGAGAGTTTTGACATTCTCCCGGCCAGCCAGCGCGTCTCCGAGAACATGTGGTATGTCGGCACGGCGGACGCCGTCTACCAGAACATCGACATCATCGAATCCCACGCCTGCCGCTTCATCGTGGTGCTGGCCGGCGACCACATCTATAAGATGGACTACGAGGTGATGCTGCGCGAGCATGTCGAGAGCGGCGCCGACGTCACGGTGGGTTGCCTCGAGATGCCGCGCGCGGAATCTTCGGGCTTTGGCATCATGCATATCGACGAGAAAGGCTGGATCCATTCGTTCCTGGAGAAGCCGAAAGATCCGCCGCCGATGCCCGGCAAGCCGGACGTCTCGCTCGCCAGCATGGGCATCTACGTCTTCAACGCGAAATTCCTGTTCGACCAGCTCAAGCGCGACGCCGAGGACCCGAACTCGAACCACGATTTCGGCAGAGACATCATTCCATACCTCGTCAAGAACGGCCGCGCGTTCGCGCACCAGTTCTCGACTTCGTGCGTGCGCTCCAGCAGCCACAACGGCGCCTATTGGCGCGACGTCGGCACCGTCGACGCCTATTGGTCCGCCA from Bradyrhizobium zhanjiangense includes these protein-coding regions:
- a CDS encoding ATP-binding cassette domain-containing protein, producing MDMRLSNRAVLEVRGLTKRFGGLTAVKNLGFEVNAGEIFGLIGPNGSGKSTAMKSVMGIERPTSGEVVFEGEDVAGLPAHKIARKGFGMVFQHSRPLNRQTVLENIMVALLPDSLFMLFPDKALVERAKWIAERVGLGAVMNRRPPTLPFADLRRLELAKAIARDPKVVLVDEPFAGLTRAEVDIFSDLIRSFRDEGRAVMLVDHNVKSVAALVDRVLAMYLGEEIVTGRADDVMRNETVRRVYLGGAIETHARPETSFKDKVPLLQVENVSVFYGKAQALENVSIHVHEGEFVSVVGLNGAGKTTLFNTISGFLPYSGEIVRGGEKLRGISPARIARSGLVQCPESRELFGEMSVRENLDLGGQHLSDDKRAAQLAWLFELFPILKERQGQLAQTLSGGEQQMLAIGRALMMQPQILILDEPTLGLAPVILEQLSKALTKLRQTTSITVLLGEQNVTFALPHADRVYVLEHARIVWEGDPGRFASEAGADFL
- a CDS encoding ABC transporter substrate-binding protein, whose product is MRPLVLNSSLLASALALCLAAPAYAQSTDPIKIGVIAEVQSIAGAATPGGAQIAADEINAKGGVLGRKIEIVTYDNKSSSADSVRAFQRAVSEDKVSAVIASYISEVVLALEPWAARLKMPLITPGAASNEITKAIHNDYEKNKYTFHGYLTSAAQAQLVCDAAKDLLVDKLKFKTVAIMSEDAAWTKPLDVGYEACLPKAGLKVVEHVRFSPDTTDFTPIFNNIEGKKPDVIVTGISHVGVQPTVQWKNQQVPIPMFGISAQALSPTFWKDTNGAADGIPSLAVATPDVAVTPKTKPFAAAFKAKFGTPPAYTGYTAYDEVYFITEAIKRAGSTDPDKMVAELEKTDYEGTIGRIQFYGKNDEFTHGIKSGPGAVTGLVFQWQDSKQVVVWPEKIAEGKMKFPTFVKLSQ
- a CDS encoding ABC transporter substrate-binding protein — encoded protein: MPTSRRQLLKTSAAAAAVLSLDWTRAQAQAENLRIGVIYDLTGPFAAGGSVASSIGAQIAIDLVNEKGGIGGKTKIVPVAADSQSKPDVAINEAERLINQEKVDILNGVYASSHAVPLAARVEQQKKILWITTAVSTAVFKDKNLQYVFRAQIHSDQYGQAFASFINEHAKAKLGIDPKEVKVALIHEDGPYGVGVASADEAYAKQAGIQVVLREGYSASAPDLSVLVTKIKRAKADVISHAGYNPDITLFLRQARESGLRFKMLFGAGAGYSQLDKLRATFGADIDNFCNIDPVPAQLLDPAKLAPGMGDLIKTMVSRYQAKTGATDVPPHCSMGFNQTWVLLNNVLPIAKEKYGSFEPEAVRKAALDVDIPAGGTIQGYGVKFFPPGTPLSGQNERSTPVVMQNAGEHISVVWPTNIRTREPVFPLPKGSTYGA
- a CDS encoding Gfo/Idh/MocA family protein is translated as MARIRVGLVGCGFVSELHMYAFRRVYGVDVEVAAVAARGDHVVEFATRHNIPRVYRSFAEVIADRELDVIDICTPPNLHAEMIVAGIQAGKHVICEKPFAGYFGREGDARPIGKHVPKALMYERVLEEMDATRAAIERSGKLFMYAEDWIYAPAVTKTAEIIKATKDKILFMKGEESHSGSHAAHAAQWAMTGGGSLIRMGCHPLSAVLYLKQVEAKARGETIGVASVTCDVGNVTAGLKSEERTYIKANPVDVEDWGALTVTFSDGTKATVFSGDMIMGGVRNLIETYTSGGSLFANITPNTHLMSYQTSEEKLASVYITEKVDRKTGWQYVCLEEEWTRGYLQEIQDFMECAATGRPPLSDLALAYETIKVNYAGYWAAEEGRRVVL
- a CDS encoding septal ring lytic transglycosylase RlpA family protein produces the protein MQAQTTLLISLASFLLFAFSVARAESGLASYYGYGKAGKGGELTCAHRTRPFGTVLRVSFSGRTIQCRVNDRGPFIRGRIVDLSVPAARALGMMSAGVVRVSVD
- a CDS encoding CmcJ/NvfI family oxidoreductase, which gives rise to MGLQETKIESLPFVTAELNYLAPTSAKPRTYAFDPPPGEPKSTALAEPHQVPIFDARLIAQNFSLDREGFALVRHPTQVKDFYNDEEIRAVHYPAVEAFLRAMLKADRVVIFDHTVRKRVEGAADIRGGGPRQPATRVHVDQTGVSGANRVREHLPDEAEELLKGRVQVINLWRPIRGPLRDSPLAMADGTTVAPDDLVASDLIYPNRRGETYSVKYNPNHRWFYFPEMTPDEALLLKCYDSATDGRTRFGPHTAFVDPTSPRDAAPRESIEVRTLVFHNR
- the glgC gene encoding glucose-1-phosphate adenylyltransferase translates to MSAVGNEPLARQALAFVLAGGRGSRLLELTDRRAKPAVYFGGKSRIIDFALSNAVNSGIRRIAVATQYKAHSLIRHLQMGWNFFRPERNESFDILPASQRVSENMWYVGTADAVYQNIDIIESHACRFIVVLAGDHIYKMDYEVMLREHVESGADVTVGCLEMPRAESSGFGIMHIDEKGWIHSFLEKPKDPPPMPGKPDVSLASMGIYVFNAKFLFDQLKRDAEDPNSNHDFGRDIIPYLVKNGRAFAHQFSTSCVRSSSHNGAYWRDVGTVDAYWSANIDLTDVVPELDLFDRAWPIWSYAEITPPAKFVHDEESRRGQAVSSLVSGGCIISGAALRRALLFTGVRVNSYANVENAVIMPYVNVGRGARLKNVVIDRGVDIPEGLVVGEDPEFDAKRFRTTEQGISLITQPMIDKLNT